GACCTGCTCAACCGGCTCGGCATCGCGACGCTGCCCAACACCGCGGGTTGTCGCGGCGCCGCCGAGGCGGTGTTGACCGCCCAGCTCGCCCGCGAGGCCCTCGGCACCGACTGGGTGAAGTTGGAGGTCATCGCCGACGAACGCACCCTGCTGCCCGATGCCATCGAATTGGTCAGGGCCGCCGAGCAACTGGTCGACGACGGTTTCATAGTGCTGCCCTACACCAACGACGACCCGGTCCTGGCCCGCCGCCTGGAGGACACCGGCTGCGCGGCGGTCATGCCGTTGGGTTCACCGATCGGCACCGGACTCGGCATCTCCAACCCGCACCACATCGAGATGATCGTCGACGCGGCGAACGTGCCCGTGATCCTGGACGCCGGAATCGGCACGGCCAGCGATGCCGCGCTGGCGATGGAACTGGGCTGTGACGCGGTGTTGCTAGCGACCGCGGTGACCAGGGCGGCCGACCCCGCCACCATGGCGTCGGCGATGGCCTCGGCCGTCACCGCCGGGTATCTGGCCAGGCAGGCCGGCCGGATCCCGAAGCGGTTCTGGGCCCAGGCGTCCAGTCCGGCGCTGTGATCGAACTGGTCGGACTCACCAAAACCTACGGTCGCAGCCGGGCGGTCGACGGGCTGAGCTGCACCATCAAACCGGGTGTGGTGACCGGCTTCCTCGGCCCGAACGGTGCGGGCAAGTCCACCACCATGCGGATGATCGTCGGGCTGGACCGGCCGACG
The sequence above is drawn from the Mycolicibacterium neoaurum VKM Ac-1815D genome and encodes:
- the thiG gene encoding thiazole synthase (functions in thiamine (vitamin B1) biosynthesis; in Bacillus subtilis this enzyme catalyzes the formation of thiazole from dehydroxyglycine and 1-deoxy-D-xylulose-5-phosphate and ThiS-thiocarboxylate) encodes the protein MADATLSIAGREFGSRLIMGTGGAANLAVLEEALIASGTELTTVAMRRVDAETGTGVLDLLNRLGIATLPNTAGCRGAAEAVLTAQLAREALGTDWVKLEVIADERTLLPDAIELVRAAEQLVDDGFIVLPYTNDDPVLARRLEDTGCAAVMPLGSPIGTGLGISNPHHIEMIVDAANVPVILDAGIGTASDAALAMELGCDAVLLATAVTRAADPATMASAMASAVTAGYLARQAGRIPKRFWAQASSPAL